A single window of Nocardioides kongjuensis DNA harbors:
- a CDS encoding VanZ family protein has translation MIRRPVAAALLACYSVVVARLTLADPSAGRWAFDLAGSAAWRASDGRLDWSETEVLANVALFVPAGFLLAIVLGRPLLATALTVLASACIELAQQQFLPTRVPSLADVWHNGLGGLAGAVLAWPLSIRPRLTPRVN, from the coding sequence ATGATCCGCCGCCCTGTCGCCGCCGCCCTGCTCGCCTGCTACTCCGTCGTCGTCGCCCGGCTCACCCTGGCCGACCCGTCGGCCGGTCGGTGGGCGTTCGACCTGGCCGGGTCGGCGGCCTGGCGGGCCAGCGACGGGCGGCTGGACTGGAGCGAGACCGAGGTGCTGGCCAACGTCGCACTGTTCGTGCCCGCCGGCTTCCTGCTCGCGATCGTGCTCGGCCGCCCGCTGCTCGCCACGGCGCTGACCGTCCTCGCCTCGGCATGCATCGAGCTGGCCCAGCAGCAGTTCCTCCCGACCCGCGTGCCGTCGCTGGCCGACGTCTGGCACAACGGCCTGGGCGGCCTCGCCGGCGCGGTGCTCGCCTGGCCGCTCAGCATCCGCCCGCGCCTCACCCCACGAGTGAACTAG
- a CDS encoding VOC family protein, with the protein MATIDLDAITRDRERIKKEYLVPEGERPESSARGIHHAALLSSDVRRTIDFYQGLLEFPLTEIFENRDYAGSDHFFFDVGAGNLLAFFTLPGLDLGPYAEVLGGHHHLAISVTREKWDYLRAKLDDAGVAYHLESKVSLYFPGPDGERLELLADPLGEMYGTKVL; encoded by the coding sequence ATGGCAACCATCGACCTCGACGCGATCACCAGGGACCGCGAGCGGATCAAGAAGGAGTACCTCGTCCCCGAGGGCGAGCGGCCCGAGAGCAGCGCCCGCGGCATCCACCACGCCGCGCTGCTGTCCTCCGACGTCCGGCGCACGATCGACTTCTACCAGGGCCTGCTGGAGTTCCCGCTGACGGAGATCTTCGAGAACCGGGACTACGCCGGCTCCGACCACTTCTTCTTCGACGTGGGCGCGGGCAACCTGCTGGCATTCTTCACCCTCCCCGGCCTCGACCTCGGGCCGTACGCCGAGGTGCTCGGCGGGCACCACCACCTCGCCATCTCGGTGACCCGCGAGAAGTGGGACTACCTGCGCGCCAAGCTCGACGACGCGGGCGTGGCGTACCACCTGGAGTCGAAGGTCTCCCTCTACTTCCCCGGCCCCGACGGCGAGCGGCTCGAGCTGCTGGCCGACCCGCTCGGAGAGATGTACGGCACCAAGGTGCTGTGA
- a CDS encoding GTP-binding protein: MNAVPVTALTGHLGAGKTTLLNRLLRQPGARIGVIVNDFGAINVDAGLVTGQVDEPVSIAGGCLCCLEDVSGLDAALEKLTHPRLALDAVVVEASGLAEPGALAQMIRHSRAPRVRPGGVVDVVDTVEYFRTLDDGGMPPARFSVATLVVLNKVDLLPPTEREETLAAIEARVREVNPTAHVVRTSRGRIDPALVHDVATADDPPDQLPLASLLRAERAAADGHDHGPRAASASARVRGTVAPGAVADLLLDPPAAAYRIKGTVAVETARGSRGYVVHVVGRQVHVDALRPAPDHSELVAIGIGLDADAARLRLQDALAPATGPDREGLQRLDRLRRISR; this comes from the coding sequence GTGAACGCCGTACCCGTGACCGCCCTGACCGGGCACCTCGGGGCCGGGAAGACCACGCTGCTCAACCGGCTCCTGCGCCAGCCCGGGGCGCGGATCGGCGTGATCGTCAACGACTTCGGCGCCATCAACGTCGACGCCGGCCTGGTGACCGGGCAGGTCGACGAGCCGGTGTCGATCGCGGGCGGCTGCCTGTGCTGCCTCGAGGACGTCTCCGGGCTGGACGCGGCACTCGAGAAGCTGACCCACCCCCGGCTGGCGCTGGACGCGGTGGTCGTCGAGGCCAGCGGGCTGGCCGAGCCGGGCGCGCTGGCGCAGATGATCCGGCACAGCCGGGCACCGCGGGTGCGACCGGGCGGGGTGGTCGACGTGGTCGACACCGTGGAGTACTTCCGCACGCTCGACGACGGCGGGATGCCCCCGGCGCGGTTCTCGGTCGCGACCCTCGTCGTGCTCAACAAGGTCGACCTGCTGCCACCCACCGAGCGGGAGGAGACCCTCGCCGCCATCGAGGCGCGCGTGCGCGAGGTGAACCCGACGGCGCACGTCGTGCGCACCTCCCGCGGGCGGATCGACCCGGCCCTGGTCCACGACGTCGCGACGGCCGACGACCCGCCCGACCAGCTGCCACTCGCCTCCCTGCTGCGGGCCGAGCGCGCCGCCGCGGACGGGCACGACCACGGACCCCGTGCCGCGTCGGCCTCCGCCCGGGTCCGCGGCACCGTCGCACCCGGCGCGGTCGCCGACCTCCTCCTCGACCCGCCGGCGGCGGCCTACCGCATCAAGGGAACCGTCGCGGTGGAGACGGCGCGGGGGTCGCGCGGGTACGTCGTCCACGTGGTCGGGCGTCAGGTCCACGTCGACGCACTGCGCCCGGCCCCGGACCACAGCGAGCTGGTCGCGATCGGGATCGGCCTCGACGCCGACGCCGCCCGGCTCCGCCTGCAGGACGCGCTCGCACCTGCGACCGGCCCCGACCGGGAGGGGCTCCAGCGCCTGGACCGGCTGCGCCGGATCAGCCGCTGA
- a CDS encoding IS481 family transposase: MSHANAALTPRARLRLAQLVVDRGWTYAAAAKMFMVAPRTAKKWADRYRIEGPGGMVDRSSRPKTCPNRTRPEVVRQIVRLRWRQRLGPVQIAGQLGMQASTVHAVLVRCRINRLSHIDRVTGEPLRRYEHPHPGSLIHVDVTKFGNIPDGGGHKFLSRQQSRANGIATALRTGERGKHYRPLIGTAFVHTVIDDHSRIAYAEICTDEKAATAIGVLQRAVAWFADHGVTIERVLSDNGSAYRSYAWRDACAELAISHKRTRPYRPQTNGKIERFHRTLADGWAYARLYESTEQRNAALPAWLHFYNHHRAHSAIGGRPPVTRLTNLPGHHT; the protein is encoded by the coding sequence GTGTCCCACGCTAACGCTGCCCTGACCCCGCGCGCCCGTTTGCGGCTCGCCCAGCTCGTCGTCGACCGCGGCTGGACCTACGCTGCAGCGGCCAAGATGTTCATGGTCGCCCCACGCACCGCGAAGAAGTGGGCCGACCGCTACCGCATCGAAGGCCCGGGCGGGATGGTCGACCGCAGTTCACGACCGAAGACGTGTCCGAACAGGACCAGGCCGGAGGTGGTGCGCCAGATCGTGCGACTGCGATGGCGCCAGCGACTCGGTCCGGTCCAGATCGCCGGCCAGCTCGGCATGCAGGCCTCGACCGTGCACGCCGTGCTCGTCCGCTGCCGGATCAACCGGCTCTCCCACATCGACCGCGTTACCGGGGAGCCGCTGCGACGCTACGAGCATCCGCACCCCGGCTCGCTGATCCACGTCGACGTCACCAAGTTCGGCAACATCCCCGACGGCGGCGGGCACAAGTTCCTCAGCCGCCAACAGAGTCGAGCCAACGGCATCGCGACAGCACTCCGCACAGGCGAACGCGGGAAGCACTATCGACCATTGATCGGGACCGCGTTCGTGCACACCGTCATCGACGACCACTCACGCATCGCCTACGCCGAGATCTGTACCGACGAGAAGGCCGCCACCGCGATCGGCGTCCTACAGCGTGCGGTGGCCTGGTTCGCCGATCACGGCGTCACCATCGAACGAGTCCTATCAGACAACGGCTCGGCCTACCGGTCCTACGCCTGGCGCGACGCGTGCGCTGAGCTCGCCATCAGCCACAAGCGGACCCGGCCCTACCGGCCCCAGACCAACGGGAAGATCGAGCGCTTCCACCGAACCCTCGCCGACGGATGGGCCTACGCCCGGCTCTATGAGTCAACCGAGCAACGCAACGCCGCGCTGCCCGCCTGGCTCCACTTCTACAATCACCACCGCGCCCACTCCGCCATTGGAGGCCGCCCACCGGTCACCCGGCTGACCAACCTCCCCGGACATCACACCTAG
- a CDS encoding FAD-dependent oxidoreductase → MSGLVGADTLQQEYDVVVVGSGGGALTGAALAAAAGLSTLVLERTPLVGGTSAYSGGACWLPGTDVQQRAGLPDSTEGARAYLAAVLDDPDQDRVEALLAQAPRLVAQLEADPLMELEWIPFSEYYDAPGRVPMGRSIQPRNIRRDELDPAVTAVVRPPVERDRAGQPGRSTLSGGQSLIARLAAMTVRDGGTIAVGHQVTGFGRDADGRATTVRYDGPHGPGEVRARRGILVAAGGFEGSAERRTAHGTPGDAAWTMAPRGTNTGEVIDAAAAIGAATDWSGEGWFCPGLQQPDGSGAFTLGFRGGVMVDAAARRYGNECLPYDRFGRVMAEDPSRTPSWFVFDSREDGRLPAIAMPEGDRAEHLAAGTWVEADTLEDLAAATGLDADTLVATVERYNGFAAAGKDEDFGRGEDEYDTFFAGGGGPSAALVPVDKAPFTAARFVLSDLGTKGGLVTDASGRVLDTDGAPIPGLYAASNSTASVFGSAYPGPGAPLGAAMTFASLAVEDMRHEIG, encoded by the coding sequence ATGAGCGGCTTGGTCGGGGCGGACACCCTGCAGCAGGAGTACGACGTCGTGGTGGTCGGGTCGGGCGGCGGTGCGCTGACCGGGGCCGCGCTCGCGGCCGCGGCCGGGCTGAGCACCCTGGTGCTCGAGCGCACGCCGCTGGTGGGCGGCACGTCGGCCTACTCCGGCGGTGCGTGCTGGCTACCCGGCACCGACGTGCAGCAGCGCGCCGGCCTGCCGGACTCGACCGAGGGCGCCCGCGCGTACCTCGCCGCCGTCCTCGACGACCCCGACCAGGACCGGGTCGAGGCCCTGCTCGCGCAGGCACCGCGGCTGGTCGCCCAGCTCGAGGCCGACCCGCTCATGGAGCTCGAGTGGATCCCGTTCTCTGAGTACTACGACGCGCCCGGCCGGGTGCCGATGGGCCGCTCGATCCAGCCGAGGAACATCCGCCGCGACGAGCTCGACCCCGCCGTGACCGCCGTCGTCCGGCCGCCGGTCGAGCGCGACCGCGCCGGCCAGCCGGGGCGCTCCACCCTGTCCGGCGGCCAGTCCCTGATCGCCCGGCTCGCCGCGATGACCGTGCGCGACGGCGGCACGATCGCCGTCGGACACCAGGTCACCGGCTTCGGGCGGGACGCCGACGGGCGCGCCACGACGGTCCGGTACGACGGCCCGCACGGTCCCGGGGAGGTCCGCGCCCGGCGCGGGATCCTGGTCGCGGCCGGCGGCTTCGAGGGCAGCGCGGAGCGTCGTACCGCCCACGGGACGCCGGGGGACGCCGCGTGGACGATGGCCCCGCGCGGCACCAACACCGGCGAGGTGATCGACGCGGCGGCCGCGATCGGCGCGGCCACCGACTGGTCGGGCGAGGGCTGGTTCTGCCCGGGGCTGCAGCAGCCCGACGGCAGTGGCGCCTTCACGCTCGGCTTCCGCGGCGGCGTCATGGTCGACGCCGCGGCGCGGCGCTACGGCAACGAGTGCCTGCCCTACGACCGGTTCGGACGGGTGATGGCCGAGGACCCGAGCCGGACGCCGTCGTGGTTCGTCTTCGACTCCCGCGAGGACGGCCGGCTGCCGGCGATCGCCATGCCCGAGGGCGACCGCGCCGAGCACCTCGCGGCCGGCACGTGGGTCGAGGCGGACACCCTCGAGGACCTGGCCGCCGCGACCGGCCTCGACGCCGACACCCTGGTCGCCACCGTCGAGCGCTACAACGGGTTCGCCGCGGCAGGGAAGGACGAGGACTTCGGGCGCGGCGAGGACGAGTACGACACCTTCTTCGCCGGAGGCGGCGGCCCGTCGGCCGCCCTCGTCCCCGTCGACAAGGCCCCGTTCACGGCTGCACGGTTCGTGCTCTCGGACCTCGGCACCAAGGGCGGCCTGGTCACCGACGCGAGCGGCCGGGTGCTCGACACCGACGGCGCGCCCATCCCCGGCCTGTACGCCGCCAGCAACTCGACCGCCTCCGTCTTCGGCTCGGCGTACCCGGGTCCGGGGGCCCCGCTCGGCGCGGCGATGACCTTCGCGTCGCTCGCCGTGGAGGACATGCGTCACGAGATCGGGTGA
- the rpmG gene encoding 50S ribosomal protein L33 — MATRASEVRPVVKLRSTGGSGYVYVTRKNRRNDPDRLVLQKYDPVLRRHVEFREER, encoded by the coding sequence ATGGCCACCAGGGCATCGGAGGTACGTCCCGTCGTGAAGCTGCGCTCGACGGGCGGCAGCGGGTACGTCTACGTCACCCGCAAGAACCGGCGCAACGACCCGGACCGTCTGGTCCTGCAGAAGTACGACCCGGTCCTGCGCCGGCACGTCGAGTTCCGCGAGGAGCGCTGA
- a CDS encoding YibE/F family protein codes for MSSHRREKPARSQGHGHGHGHGHGGDLAPVRIGTTARTALLAVLALALVGTLVGLVVWWPPGDAAERSAKAGGPAAQFAAPGVTFPSAEVVKVSPRCAGNGLPDGSGCSSLTVKVAEGEKGAGDTVRVDVPPEVIDSGLGKGDHVELLRTPTPDAAQDASYSYFATERYGTLVWLSVLFVVVVLAVARLRGLLGLVGLAFGGAVVWWWMLPALLDGAPGVGVALVSAAAIMFVVLYTTHGFSLRTSTALAGTLLGIVLTAGIGVLAIGDARLTGISDEGGAILATFGALDFQDLLGCALVIAGLGVLNDVTITQASAVWELRAATPDASRTEVFTSAMRIGRDHIASTIYTIVFAYVGTALILLMLLRVYDRPLLELISTEQLAEEVVRTLVTSIGLVLAVPVTTAVAALIAAPRPAADRAGIAS; via the coding sequence GTGAGCAGTCACCGCCGGGAGAAGCCTGCCCGCAGCCAGGGACACGGCCACGGTCACGGCCACGGACACGGCGGCGACCTCGCCCCCGTCCGGATCGGTACGACGGCGCGCACCGCGCTGCTCGCCGTCCTCGCCCTCGCCCTGGTCGGCACCCTGGTCGGCCTCGTCGTCTGGTGGCCGCCCGGGGACGCCGCCGAGCGCAGTGCCAAGGCCGGCGGTCCGGCCGCCCAGTTCGCAGCGCCGGGCGTCACCTTCCCCTCCGCCGAGGTGGTGAAGGTGTCGCCACGGTGTGCCGGCAACGGGCTGCCCGACGGCTCCGGCTGCAGCTCGCTGACCGTGAAGGTCGCCGAGGGGGAGAAGGGGGCCGGTGACACGGTCCGGGTCGACGTACCGCCGGAGGTGATCGACTCCGGCCTCGGCAAGGGCGACCACGTCGAGCTGCTCCGCACGCCGACCCCCGACGCGGCCCAGGACGCGTCGTACTCCTACTTCGCCACCGAGCGCTACGGCACCCTCGTCTGGCTGAGCGTGCTGTTCGTGGTCGTGGTGCTCGCGGTCGCCCGGCTGCGCGGTCTCCTCGGCCTGGTGGGGCTCGCGTTCGGCGGCGCGGTCGTGTGGTGGTGGATGCTGCCGGCGCTGCTCGACGGCGCCCCCGGCGTCGGGGTCGCACTGGTCAGTGCCGCGGCGATCATGTTCGTCGTCCTCTACACGACCCACGGCTTCTCGCTGCGCACCAGCACCGCCCTCGCCGGCACCCTGCTCGGCATCGTGCTCACCGCCGGGATCGGCGTGCTGGCCATCGGCGATGCCCGGCTGACCGGCATCAGCGACGAGGGCGGGGCCATCCTCGCCACCTTCGGGGCCCTCGACTTCCAGGACCTGCTGGGCTGCGCGCTGGTCATCGCCGGGCTCGGCGTCCTCAACGACGTCACGATCACCCAGGCCTCCGCCGTCTGGGAGCTGCGCGCCGCCACCCCCGACGCGTCGCGGACCGAGGTCTTCACCAGCGCCATGCGGATCGGTCGCGACCACATCGCCTCGACGATCTACACGATCGTGTTCGCCTACGTCGGCACCGCACTCATCCTGCTGATGCTGCTGCGGGTCTACGACCGCCCGCTGCTCGAGCTGATCTCCACCGAGCAGCTCGCCGAGGAGGTCGTGCGCACCCTGGTCACCTCGATCGGCCTGGTCCTCGCCGTACCGGTCACCACCGCGGTCGCGGCGCTGATCGCCGCGCCTCGGCCGGCCGCGGACCGTGCAGGAATCGCCTCCTAG
- a CDS encoding GTP-binding protein, whose protein sequence is MRIPVVLLSGVDPDAMAATMVGLQFDLPSAVACRHTIDVERGVLTRTVSDLSGIVETHEVLLEHACVSCAIRADILPTLERLARDGRWRSIVAHLPVGAEAARLCTALAHDTRVARHLRVSAVVTAVGSREPVRDLLGDDLLAERGHHCASDDRRGVGEVLAAMIEHADVVAFDGPADPVARGLVRTLARPDAAVLDGVHDVGGEVLLGRLQQHERTLAWSSPVRTGALTDVRAQGVWRVDLQSLQPFHPDRLLASLERLGTGAHRSRGCFWLPGRPGRALAWDGAGGQLSIGDHASWGVRRAFTRIVLIGVGTAPADLRPAFDHLLLAPGETVPAAGGEDGFEPWLGPIRDAA, encoded by the coding sequence ATGCGCATTCCCGTCGTCCTGCTGTCCGGCGTCGATCCCGACGCGATGGCCGCGACCATGGTCGGGCTGCAGTTCGACCTGCCCTCCGCGGTCGCGTGCCGGCACACGATCGACGTCGAGCGCGGGGTGCTGACGCGCACGGTCAGCGACCTGAGCGGGATCGTCGAGACCCACGAGGTGCTGCTCGAGCACGCCTGCGTGAGCTGCGCGATCCGTGCCGACATCCTGCCGACGCTGGAGCGGCTGGCACGCGACGGCCGCTGGCGGAGCATCGTGGCCCACCTGCCCGTCGGCGCCGAGGCGGCTCGGCTGTGCACGGCGCTCGCCCACGACACCCGGGTCGCCCGCCACCTGCGGGTCTCGGCGGTGGTGACCGCGGTCGGCTCCCGGGAGCCGGTCCGCGACCTGCTCGGCGACGACCTGCTCGCCGAGCGCGGCCACCACTGCGCCTCCGACGACCGGCGCGGGGTGGGCGAGGTGCTGGCCGCGATGATCGAGCACGCGGACGTCGTCGCCTTCGACGGGCCGGCCGACCCGGTCGCCCGCGGCCTGGTCCGCACCCTCGCGCGCCCCGACGCCGCCGTGCTGGACGGGGTGCACGACGTGGGCGGCGAGGTGCTGCTCGGCCGGCTGCAACAGCACGAACGCACCCTGGCCTGGTCCAGCCCGGTCCGCACCGGCGCCCTCACCGACGTCCGCGCCCAGGGCGTCTGGCGCGTGGACCTGCAGTCCCTCCAGCCCTTCCACCCCGACCGGCTCCTCGCCTCGCTCGAACGCCTCGGCACGGGAGCGCACCGCTCGCGGGGCTGCTTCTGGCTGCCCGGCCGGCCCGGCCGGGCGCTCGCCTGGGACGGTGCAGGAGGTCAGCTGAGCATCGGCGACCATGCCTCGTGGGGCGTGCGGCGGGCCTTCACGCGCATCGTCCTCATCGGCGTCGGGACGGCGCCGGCCGACCTGCGCCCCGCCTTCGACCACCTGCTGCTGGCGCCGGGCGAGACGGTCCCGGCAGCGGGCGGCGAGGACGGCTTCGAGCCCTGGCTCGGGCCGATCCGCGACGCGGCGTGA
- a CDS encoding MarR family winged helix-turn-helix transcriptional regulator, whose translation MSTTTRWLDAEETHAWRAWLDLNNRLFARLNRELQATSGLSISDYEILVALTDDDVPERSLRMYELGERLQWEKSRVSKQVSRMEARGLVARRHCADDRRGAFVELTEAGQAAIDAAAPGHVALVRELFFDGLNGEQVRSLGRFATTVLDRLAED comes from the coding sequence ATGAGTACGACGACGCGATGGCTCGATGCCGAGGAGACCCATGCCTGGCGGGCCTGGCTCGACCTCAACAACCGGCTGTTCGCGCGCCTCAACCGCGAGCTCCAGGCGACCAGCGGCCTGTCCATCTCCGACTACGAGATCCTCGTGGCCCTCACCGACGACGACGTGCCCGAGCGCTCCTTGCGGATGTACGAGCTCGGCGAGCGCCTCCAGTGGGAGAAGAGCCGGGTCTCCAAGCAGGTCTCCCGGATGGAGGCGCGCGGTCTGGTCGCGCGCCGCCACTGCGCCGACGACCGGCGCGGCGCCTTCGTCGAGCTGACCGAGGCCGGCCAGGCCGCCATCGACGCCGCCGCGCCCGGCCACGTCGCCCTGGTGCGTGAGCTGTTCTTCGACGGCCTCAACGGCGAGCAGGTGCGCAGCCTCGGCCGCTTCGCCACCACGGTCCTCGACCGGCTCGCCGAGGACTGA